AGGAACGAGTCGAGATGACGGCCGTACCGTAGCCAGGGACATGTATGTTGCATGATGAGGCGGGCTGGAGGGGTTTTCGGCGACTATTCCAATGCTACGTCTGGTTGGGACTTGCTGCGAGTCAGGCCTTGCTTGATATTGACGAGTGTTGTGCTGccttgatggggatggagCTTTGACACGTCAATTGCGGATCAAATGCTTAATTTGTGTTCTGAACCTGGTCTTATTTCGGGTTGCTGTTTTCATGCCTTGTGTAGCCACTTCTTGAGGTGTGGTACGCGTTGGTCCATACGGTATTATGGGCGTGATGTTTCTGTGAGGATTATCGGGTGAGTAGACGATTTCGatcatattcatcatggTATTTACGCCAGTGCAAGGTAAATGCACCACTCGTCAGTCGTCACCACACCTTTGCCATGTCACTTGATCCAGCGGTTCACAACTCCAAAGGAAGAAATTTGTCGACCATAATCTTCGCGGCGAGTATTCGTCACACGTTACTCGTTCAAAAGTGCCACAATCGACCAAAAGAGTATGGGTCTGAGACCATGAAACCGTTTTTTATTCCATTGCTATTCGACCGGCCTCTATGACCCAAGTTCGAACGTCGACGTCCATTTCGTCAACTCGTAGTGCAGAATTCCCCATACACCAGACCGAAAAGCAAATGCCGTAAACATTCCCCAACAATGCATGCTCCTTTATACTTCAGCAATCTCCCTCAATCGTCGCAGAGTTGAGCGCatggcagcggcggcgggGGTGCTATTTCACAAAAGTTAGTATCGATCCGCATGGTGTCCAGTCCCTGAGTCGTCCGGTTGTTGCAAAAACATCCCGTATCGAAAAAGGGCCAGTAGAAAAGTTCGTGGATAACAACGTACGCAACAACGTAGGCACCGCCAGCGATGGTGCGCTTGCAGCCCTTGCAGTTCCAGATACCGGTAGAGTGACGACGGACGGTGGTCTTGCCGCAGAAAGTGCAGGTGTACTTGGCGTGCTGGGTgatttccatcttcttcacctgCTTACGCAGGGAAGCACCGTAACTGTTCAGATTGGTTAGTTTCGGTCTTGGGGGATTTCAAGGCTGGTGCGCGAGTGTGGTGTCGATATTGTTTGGCGGGCTTGGCTCGAAACGAGGCGGGCTTCCATCGACGGAATAATTTGCCAACAGCGGCTCTGAGATGCCTAGGAATTTCCCAACATCCAACGTGAAATCCACCTCTTTTGCCGTGTTCAAGCCAGAGCCTTCGTGCCTCGCAATGTCGTCGGGTATCGTGGGATATTCGGGGCCGGAAATGTATAGTTAAACTTACCGGGTACCGTATTTACCGCTGCAGACATGGTTAGCAATTGGAAGATTAATAAATATCATGTTGGAACAGTTTATACGTACGTCACACCGACCTTCTTTGTGCGCTTGGTCATCTTGATTGATGTGTGAGGGTTGTCGTTGGGGTGGAAGACGACAAGTGACGGGTTGGAGGTGTTTGATGCTCGACTTCGGGTGCGGCTGCGTCCACCAAAAATGTGCTGGAGTTGTGATTTTCCTTAGGGCAAGCACGTGAGTGAGTGGTGGGCGGCCAAGCGAAAATGCGCTCCCAGTCCCACACTCCTGAATTTTTTTGACCAAGTGGGAGAGCCAAGCGCGAAAGATTCAGAGTCCGGTCACATGATACCTCAGGTGATGCTCCCTTCGTCACCGGGAGTTTGAATCGTTCCGCGAAACCTGCAACCTTGATCCGATATGGTTTAGTGCATCTAGAGCTGAGGTGGGCTGCTGTGATTGGGAGCGGAGACCGGAGTGAAACGCATCATTGAATGTTTGTTACGGCATTTGCAGATGATAGTTGAGTGCGGCGTCTTTGACCAAGAATACATCCACGCAATTGATATAATAGGAGTCGCGGTTTCTGTTAATAACCTTGGTCCGAATCTCTTCCATCTTGCTGTCCTAGCGTCAATTTTTTGGCGACTCCCCGCTTTGACAAATTGACGACTAATACTTGGCGTGGCCGGAGCTTGAAGCTGAGTGAATGAGTACTCCAGTACTGGCTCTCAAGAAACCTGGTATCCCGTAACGGAAACGCAATCCATTTTTGGACGACATTCCGACCGATGGCGTGAGGCTGCGACTGCGTAGGTATCCAAAGTCCGCAGTTCCTTTATCGAATCTATATTAAATACTTCTCAATCCTGCTTCGTTGAACCAATCTGTACATCACACATACTTTCTGTCTGTCTTGCTTCCAATTGCGGCTCACCCCTGATATACCCCCTGTGCATCGtcacaccacaaccacaagcGAACCGCTCTATATCGCCAACATGGCTTTCAAAAAGCATAGCCGCCAATATGACCTGGTTGTATTTGGAGCTACCGGTAAGCATCACAACGCTGGACTTGTTCTCCGTAACAACACGCACGAACCTGTGATACTAACGGCTGCATGATCAGGCTACACTGGCCAATTGACAGCTGAACATATTGCCACATCTCTCCCAACCGACCTGAAATGGGCTGTGGCTGGACGCTCAGAATCGAAGCTTCAGACACTTGTTGCCGATTGCCAGAAACTGAACCCGGATCGCGTGCCACCCGGTATGCCTAATGTCTCCCAATCTACAAGCTGTCCAAGTAACTAACAAATACACCACAGGCATTGAAATTGCAAATCTGGACGACGAATCTCAATTAGAAGCTTTGGTAAAGAAGtccttcatcgtcatcactACCGTTGGCCCCTACTGTCTCTATGGCGAGCCCATCTTTAGACTCTGTGCCGAGACTGGCACCCATTACCTGGATTGCACGGGTGAGGCTCCCTGGGTTGCTCGAATGATTAAGAAATATGAAGACACGGCAAAGAAATCTGGAGCTATTCTGCTTCCTCAGGCTGGTATCGAGTCTGCGCCACCGGATATCGTTACATGGGCCATGGCACAACACCTACGGAAGGCGTTGGATGCGCCAACCAAGGATGCCATTGTTACTATTCACAAACTCAAGTATGCTTCATATCTCCCTCCCAGACGTTTCATAATCTAACTTTAAAAAGTTCAAAGCCTTCGGGTGGTACCCTGGCAACTGTACTGGTCCACTTTGAGCACTTCCCTCTGAAAGAGGTCATTGCAGCCACGAAACCATTTGCAATGTCACCAATTCCTCATACATCTGGCGCGAAACCTCCAACATCATTGCTCCAATCAATCCTGGGTGTCACATCGCTACCGAATCTCGGCGTCGTCACTACTTCTCTCGCCGGAAAGACAGACCTTGCCGTCGTCACCAGGACATGGGGTCTGTTGCATGAGATTCCGAGCAGGAAGAAGGAGTTCTATGGGCCCAGGTTTACATGGACCGAGTACTTTAAAGCGCGGAACTGGTTCCACGGCATGACTGTTCATTTTGCGCTGGCCATCggcagcttgttgctggtgtttgtCCCTCCGTTCAGGGGCCTCGTCCGGAGATTCGTCTACCAGCCTGGAGAGGGAGTGAGCAGAGAAGAcatggagaaggaggaggtTGAGTACCGTGGGACTGCGTCGCCCGACGTTGAGAGCAACcccaccaagaagcaggcgttCTGTCGTGCCTGGTTCCACGGCGGTTTGTACAAGTGTAAGTGGGCGTTTAACCAAGGCTGATGTGATGAACAGAGACGGCATGCTGACGGTTGACTTGCAGTGACGGGCGTGTTTCTCGCCGAGGGCGCGTTGACCATTCTTGAAGATGACCTCGATTTGGGGGGTGGCTCGTTCACCCCGGCTTGCTTGGGACAAGGTTATATTGACCGTTTGAATGACGCTGGGTTCAAGGTTGAGGTTAGGACTGTTGAAGGCTGAATCATAGCAAGAGAGTGACCTAGGTCGATGCAGATTGATGCTAATTACTTGCATATTTCTCGATGACAGCAGTTTGAACAAAGGTTTCATTATCATCTTGTGTACATCTCTTCGCAAACTTTCCTAGCTTTCATCTCTATTCTAACCCACCGAGCTTATCCTCCGAGTTGAGATAATGATCAGCCTGCATGACCGCCGGCGCCGCCAAAGTGAACTCTGGAACAGCGTCCACAGAAGAGAAATCCCCTCTCGTAGTAAGAGCGGCCAAAGACAACCCTGTCATCAAATACTTACTATACGGAAATCTGGCGTCAACCGTAAGTACCGTATCATTCCATCGCAGATTCGTGGCCGGTTCAGAAATCGGCTTCAACTGCGCATTCAAATAAGTAATGAACAACCCCGAACCTGTACCGTTGCTGCCGTAGCCCATTCCCCTAGCGGCGGCAGTATCCCTCCCCATATCCGTCGTAAAGCTAAGCGTCTGGTCCTCCGGCTTAATCATTCCAACTCCATCTAACTGAAAGGGCCGAAAGACAGTAATGTTAATCTTGTCCACGGCGAACGGGCAACTCCCCGTAACGGTGTAAATGTTCAATGCGCTGAAGAGAAATTCCGGCAGCGAGGTAGTTGGGAAGGGATGCGCAGaaggcttcttctccagcacGTGGCGAAAGTAGCCGCCCTGCTCGGCTTCATTTGCAAtcatggcggccatggtgCGAACTAGCGAGGGGTTGCTTCTCGAGAAGGAGACGGCTATTTCTTGGAGAGTGCCCATGAAGATTGTGGTGAAGACCTGAGCGAAGTTGATGGCGTGTTGCAGGGTCGTTGAGCCGAATTGGTATTTGCAGGGGGAGGGGACGAATGCGTCGTTGGCctggaggatggagatggcgttgagggcGTGGAgttgttcttgctgttgcATCATGTCAGAATGGCAATGAGGTACGTTGAAGTGAATGGATATATACAGCTAGAATGTCTTTGAGAATGGCCACTAGTTCGGTTTTCTTTGTGTATTCATATCCGGTGAcgttgttggtgatgttgtgtaAGAgggagttgaagaaggcggtTTCAAAGAATTCATTGAATACGAGAAGTTGGAGGTTTGTGATGTCTTTGGGAGATAGTTTCGGGTGAGGAGGTGCatttgtggtgttgacgagGCCGTCGGCTGCTGTTTCTATGTGGTGTAGTTGTTTGATATTGGGATGCGGGAAGCTGTTAGTGCTGGGGACGGGGTATGGGAACTCCGGGGTGGTAGGGACGGCGAGAATGAGAGTTGTGAGGGTACAGACGTTGAAGAGGATGTGTTTAATGAGCATTGTGAGAAATTGAATATGTCGAGTGAAACAAGTTTACAGAGTCTATCTGAGAGGTACAAGTTGCTACACTCTGCATCATTTATACGAACATCACCACCTTCGAAACGGAGCACCTCATGCCCGTCCGCCGACATGTTTCTGGTAGAATATGTAGAAAGCTTATAGGTTTGGCAGAGTGACGAATAAGGTAATACCATTCGATGTACTCTAATGGTCAGCTCGCATGCCAGTCAGATTCTTACTTAAGTACAgtgggggggggggggggggacCAAAAGTATTTGGACAAGGGAAGGTATtgcatatcgcgttgtgtgctaaggcatattgagctgtgttagtgtattcttggatatgttcaaatacctttgaccatAGACTGTAAATGTAATTGCGAGTCTAAGTTATCTGCTTGTGAATGACGATGGCGGGTGCTGACACAGTCTGTTAGTTATTGAGTAGCCCGATTTGTGAGGGTAAGCGCTAAAGGTCGGACTTTGTATGACTTCAATTTTTGTAGCTTGTCTAGTCCTCGAATGATCtggtcatcatcagccacatACTCCAACGTCGTCAGCAGCTACAAGGCTTGTGACTGTTCATGAGACGGACAATTCGGGAACTCGTAGATGCTAAACGATGTAGTCTACTTCTAATTGAAACCAAATTCCAATTGTCAAGAAATAACTTAGCCGCAACTGTGCTCTGTATGAAAGTCAAGAGATGGACACGGAGGTCACTTGTGCTCATGCATCTATTCCCAAGTTTACCCATCATCAACGTAACGCCATCCAATTCACAAACGCTCTCATTGCCACACTTGGCAACCCCATACGCTTCTTGACACCCGCCAATAATCCTATCCTTCAAAATCACAAATTCTGCTTCGCACCCTCCTTCATCTCACTCCTCTCATTCACAATCTCCGAAACCGCCTTGGCAACATCCGAATCTAGCCTCGCGAACCCCTTCACCACTCCCTCCCGATCACCCTTGCTCATCTCCTGACTCATCTTAAACTTGCCCTCGAGCCTCTCAATCGTAATCTCAATCCCAATGacagccttcttcatcacctCGATGTACCGCTCTGGCGCATCAGTCACCCTCCACTGATCGGGATTATCACCCTTCCCCGTGTAGCCCATGATAGATCTTTCGGTATGGTTTGTCAACGCCGTCATCTGGCTGCCCAGGAACTCCGACGTctcttccagcttggagTCGTGGAAGATCCTGGCTTTGCCATATGCCTGGACGGCGGCGTAGTTCCAGGTTGGGACGACTTTCCCGGTCACAGGTTTGGTTTCAGTGTAGAACTTGGGCGTGACGTAGTGCGCTGGTGCAGCGGTGAATAGAACCAGGACGTCTTGTTCGAGGACGTTGACGTTGTCGCCGGTGTGGGAGGAGACGGACTCGATCATGGTTTTGCTGTGGGGGTTCTGGCGAGCCAGATGGCCGCGGAGGACACCGAGTTCCGTTTCGCtgtcttcatcttggacttCGAGGACCCAGGGGACGTGGGTTGCTTGGATTAGGGGCTGGGATGATGAGGGAATGGCGGTGGTGAGCACACCGAGGGGGTATGAGCGGATGAGGTCTCTGAGGGCGGGAATGCGAGTTTCCGCGTGGTCTTTTCGGATATACATGGttttgtgatggtggtttAGGAGAGGGAAGGTGTagatggatgagatgagtTGGAACGGAATAATGTCGTTGCTAGGGTTGGTGAGCAGAGCGTATGTAGTTGGAGGTTTGGAGAGATATGTGGTGGATTATATGTAGTCAGTTTCGTCTAGTCATCCTCCCTTGGTGGATGAGTTGCGCCCTCCCGATGACTGACTGAATGGTGTCCGATGATCGCTTAGGAGCGGAATCAAATCAATATTTGTCCACCTGCACCGGAGATGTTCAAATCTCAAAGCTAATCTAAGTTTGCCAAAGCGAGAGAGTCAAGTAACCGGTCTTGGCAATATAAACAGGTCATGGTTGTTCAGCCCAAACCGGCACGTTTTGCAGAAGACTCATCCTTGAAACATGCGCAACAGAACAAAGTCCAATATGTGATGAGAGGGTGAAGCCAATCATGACATGCTAAATAAATGGACCATTGAGGTCATTGTCATTTACAAGCATGAATCAAGAGCGC
The genomic region above belongs to Pochonia chlamydosporia 170 chromosome 2, whole genome shotgun sequence and contains:
- a CDS encoding transcriptional regulator (similar to Metarhizium acridum CQMa 102 XP_007810050.1) — its product is MYIRKDHAETRIPALRDLIRSYPLGVLTTAIPSSSQPLIQATHVPWVLEVQDEDSETELGVLRGHLARQNPHSKTMIESVSSHTGDNVNVLEQDVLVLFTAAPAHYVTPKFYTETKPVTGKVVPTWNYAAVQAYGKARIFHDSKLEETSEFLGSQMTALTNHTERSIMGYTGKGDNPDQWRVTDAPERYIEVMKKAVIGIEITIERLEGKFKMSQEMSKGDREGVVKGFARLDSDVAKAVSEIVNERSEMKEGAKQNL
- a CDS encoding 60S ribosomal protein L37a (similar to Metarhizium acridum CQMa 102 XP_007810076.1) encodes the protein MTKRTKKVGVTGKYGTRYGASLRKQVKKMEITQHAKYTCTFCGKTTVRRHSTGIWNCKGCKRTIAGGAYVVATPAAAAMRSTLRRLREIAEV
- a CDS encoding saccharopine dehydrogenase (similar to Metarhizium robertsii ARSEF 23 XP_007822093.1) translates to MAFKKHSRQYDLVVFGATGYTGQLTAEHIATSLPTDLKWAVAGRSESKLQTLVADCQKLNPDRVPPGIEIANLDDESQLEALVKKSFIVITTVGPYCLYGEPIFRLCAETGTHYLDCTGEAPWVARMIKKYEDTAKKSGAILLPQAGIESAPPDIVTWAMAQHLRKALDAPTKDAIVTIHKLNSKPSGGTLATVLVHFEHFPLKEVIAATKPFAMSPIPHTSGAKPPTSLLQSILGVTSLPNLGVVTTSLAGKTDLAVVTRTWGLLHEIPSRKKEFYGPRFTWTEYFKARNWFHGMTVHFALAIGSLLLVFVPPFRGLVRRFVYQPGEGVSREDMEKEEVEYRGTASPDVESNPTKKQAFCRAWFHGGLYKLTGVFLAEGALTILEDDLDLGGGSFTPACLGQGYIDRLNDAGFKVEVRTVEG
- a CDS encoding ferritin-like domain-containing protein, translating into MLIKHILFNVCTLTTLILAVPTTPEFPYPVPSTNSFPHPNIKQLHHIETAADGLVNTTNAPPHPKLSPKDITNLQLLVFNEFFETAFFNSLLHNITNNVTGYEYTKKTELVAILKDILAQEQLHALNAISILQANDAFVPSPCKYQFGSTTLQHAINFAQVFTTIFMGTLQEIAVSFSRSNPSLVRTMAAMIANEAEQGGYFRHVLEKKPSAHPFPTTSLPEFLFSALNIYTVTGSCPFAVDKINITVFRPFQLDGVGMIKPEDQTLSFTTDMGRDTAAARGMGYGSNGTGSGLFITYLNAQLKPISEPATNLRWNDTVLTVDARFPYSKYLMTGLSLAALTTRGDFSSVDAVPEFTLAAPAVMQADHYLNSEDKLGGLE